Proteins from a single region of Harpia harpyja isolate bHarHar1 chromosome 14, bHarHar1 primary haplotype, whole genome shotgun sequence:
- the NOG gene encoding noggin, producing MDHSQCLVTIYALVVLLGLRLEQGACQHYLHIRPAPSDNLPLVDLIEHPDPIFDPKEKDLNETLLRNLMGGHFDPNFMAISLPEDRLGVDDLAELDLLLRQRPSGAMPSEIKGLEFYDGLQPGKKHRLSKKLRRKLQMWLWSQTFCPVLYTWNDLGSRFWPRYVKVGSCYSKRSCSVPEGMVCKPAKSVHLTILRWRCQRRGGQRCTWIPIQYPIISECKCSC from the coding sequence ATGGATCATTCCCAGTGCCTTGTGACTATATACGCCTTGGTGGTTCTGCTGGGTCTCCGGCTAGAGCAGGGCGCCTGCCAGCACTATCTGCACATCCGACCGGCTCCCAGCGACAACTTGCCCTTGGTGGATCTAATCGAGCACCCGGACCCTATCTTTGACCCCAAGGAGAAGGATCTTAACGAGACCTTGCTAAGGAACCTCATGGGCGGACACTTCGACCCTAACTTTATGGCTATTTCCTTGCCCGAGGACCGGCTTGGAGTGGACGATCTAGCTGAGCTGGACTTGCTGCTCAGGCAGAGACCCTCGGGAGCGATGCCCAGCGAAATCAAAGGGCTGGAGTTTTACGACGGGCTGCAGCCGGGCAAGAAGCACAGGCTGAGCAAGAAGCTGCGCAGGAAGCTGCAGATGTGGCTCTGGTCCCAGACCTTCTGCCCGGTCCTATACACGTGGAACGATCTCGGCAGCCGCTTTTGGCCCCGGTACGTCAAAGTGGGCAGCTGCTACAGTAAAAGGTCTTGTTCGGTCCCAGAAGGCATGGTTTGCAAACCTGCCAAGTCCGTGCATTTAACGATCCTGAGGTGGAGGTGCCAGCGTCGGGGAGGGCAGAGGTGCACATGGATACCCATCCAGTACCCCATCATTTCGGAGTGCAAGTGCTCCTGCTAG